One window from the genome of Gemella haemolysans ATCC 10379 encodes:
- a CDS encoding glycosyltransferase family 52, giving the protein MNIVFCTSPFQVLVAQELAKITGEKFFGIYLKMSNDNRQKIYAKKMKEFCEDTLFIDNKEWTSELREKLVNTKIDKFYLASLDNPVAHMIFNPNFMRLYTFDDGSTSIITPNMYTRCTDRVVGPNEITLEKVINLSQGHYTIFDTNTVFSTEKLIKIPFDTKPNNFARATNGKRVKVFIGQALGNYIDEKDIKITEKLTQKALERLGDVLYYAHPRVSVNVENVETVQVDKCFEEEIYDLLSNYENVEVYGFYSTSLFLVKDIPGVSVHCFRTFLTTNEVEILRNYGIESMDLSLSDAEVDIIMPVYNCEKTVANAIESVLNQTHKNFQLIIVDDGSLDGTEEVCRKYLNDERVVYHKVLHGGISRALNIGISLATAKYIARQESDDEWMPWHLDFLLNELELNDKLDIIGSKVDTDKDKLQGGIKRGNFNNLSGEELWFQLAYKNMFNHSTVIYRKSAVIEAGGYDPEYDGFEDWHLWARMVTKDNAMLVNTVTAYYGLPEEDNRGIIFRSRLAKSRGLRLEDVLE; this is encoded by the coding sequence ATGAATATTGTTTTTTGCACCTCACCATTTCAAGTCTTAGTAGCGCAAGAGTTGGCTAAGATTACAGGTGAGAAGTTTTTTGGAATATATTTGAAAATGTCTAATGATAATAGGCAGAAAATATACGCTAAGAAAATGAAGGAGTTTTGTGAAGATACCCTATTTATTGATAATAAAGAGTGGACTAGCGAACTTAGGGAAAAATTAGTGAATACTAAAATTGATAAGTTCTATCTAGCGAGTTTAGATAATCCGGTGGCTCACATGATCTTTAATCCTAATTTTATGAGATTATATACGTTTGATGATGGCAGTACCTCGATTATTACACCAAATATGTATACTCGCTGTACAGATAGGGTAGTCGGACCAAATGAAATAACTCTGGAGAAGGTTATAAACTTATCTCAAGGTCACTATACAATATTTGACACTAACACCGTATTCTCAACTGAAAAATTAATAAAAATACCTTTCGATACTAAACCAAATAATTTCGCTAGAGCAACTAACGGAAAAAGAGTGAAGGTCTTTATAGGACAAGCGCTTGGTAATTATATAGATGAAAAAGATATAAAAATTACAGAAAAACTGACGCAGAAAGCTTTGGAAAGACTGGGAGACGTATTATACTATGCTCATCCTCGTGTTTCGGTTAATGTAGAAAATGTGGAAACAGTTCAAGTTGATAAATGTTTCGAAGAAGAAATTTATGATTTATTGTCAAACTATGAGAACGTAGAAGTCTATGGTTTTTATTCTACTTCTCTTTTTCTTGTGAAAGATATTCCTGGTGTGAGTGTTCATTGTTTCAGAACATTTTTAACAACCAATGAGGTAGAAATTCTAAGAAATTACGGTATTGAATCGATGGATTTATCTTTATCGGATGCGGAAGTAGATATTATTATGCCAGTTTATAATTGTGAGAAAACTGTAGCTAATGCTATTGAGTCGGTATTAAATCAAACTCATAAAAATTTCCAATTGATTATTGTTGATGACGGATCTCTTGATGGGACTGAAGAAGTATGTAGAAAATATTTAAATGATGAGAGAGTGGTTTATCACAAAGTTCTTCATGGTGGTATATCGAGAGCTCTTAATATAGGGATTTCGTTAGCCACTGCCAAGTATATCGCAAGACAGGAGTCCGATGATGAATGGATGCCATGGCATTTAGATTTTCTTCTTAATGAATTAGAGTTGAACGACAAGTTAGATATTATCGGTTCTAAAGTGGATACTGATAAAGATAAGTTACAAGGTGGAATTAAAAGAGGTAATTTCAATAATCTATCAGGTGAGGAATTATGGTTTCAGTTAGCCTATAAAAATATGTTTAATCATTCTACTGTAATTTATAGGAAATCTGCAGTTATAGAAGCTGGTGGGTATGATCCTGAGTATGATGGTTTTGAAGATTGGCATCTATGGGCGCGTATGGTAACGAAAGATAATGCGATGCTGGTGAATACAGTGACTGCCTATTATGGGTTACCTGAAGAAGATAATAGGGGTATAATTTTTAGAAGTAGGCTTGCGAAGAGTCGCGGTTTAAGATTAGAGGATGTATTGGAGTAG
- a CDS encoding glycosyltransferase, with amino-acid sequence MVKVFTIKEGVPRNIYGFESSQLARQNIFEKIGVEQKMILTNLDNFVPNFVETLESLGFKNFYHVIFEKSDIARDKPCVKKDFLGNLEEASEVEYTKEGYVGLVHYNDGTVECYTSQLLYKYIPNESKFILYDKDGVVLEGDVSENYHKYHIKETDETLTQWQLVSEYLAENSTVNDRFIIDMVNEYPLQLRKFFQNTGRKLFAYTHYNILAPFMRFVLQTWCTNVVASPVLEERLGRDKVSFLPPIYVEEVKREVYTTVKDWCIVGNMTVIKKCEVAIEAFRCTPDSTLTIYGNLPDGYTKDNLPDNVKFAGFVKKVPYENHEGYLSCSLSECFANSAVEASSKGLVCLLSNVDLAHRYYAGVCDNTQLFNSFEELTEKLKVFQESGEYLSSTFSKMYEKNKVIKIYREVLRF; translated from the coding sequence ATGGTTAAAGTATTTACGATAAAAGAGGGGGTTCCTCGTAATATTTATGGATTCGAAAGTAGTCAACTTGCACGTCAAAATATTTTCGAAAAAATAGGTGTTGAACAAAAAATGATTTTGACAAATCTAGATAATTTTGTTCCAAATTTTGTAGAAACTCTTGAAAGTCTGGGTTTTAAAAATTTTTATCATGTAATTTTTGAAAAGTCAGATATAGCTAGGGATAAACCTTGTGTCAAAAAAGATTTCCTAGGAAATTTAGAAGAGGCTTCTGAAGTTGAATATACTAAAGAAGGTTATGTTGGATTAGTTCACTATAATGATGGTACTGTTGAATGTTATACTTCACAACTATTATATAAATATATACCTAACGAAAGTAAATTTATTCTTTATGACAAAGATGGAGTAGTATTAGAAGGTGATGTTTCTGAAAATTATCATAAGTATCATATAAAAGAAACAGATGAAACCCTAACGCAGTGGCAATTGGTAAGTGAATATCTTGCGGAAAATTCAACTGTTAATGATAGATTTATTATAGATATGGTTAACGAATATCCTCTGCAACTACGAAAGTTTTTCCAAAATACCGGAAGAAAACTTTTTGCTTATACCCACTACAATATTCTTGCTCCATTTATGAGATTTGTTTTGCAAACTTGGTGCACTAATGTTGTTGCAAGTCCTGTTTTAGAAGAAAGATTGGGAAGGGATAAGGTAAGTTTCCTGCCACCTATTTATGTAGAAGAAGTTAAAAGAGAAGTATATACAACTGTAAAAGATTGGTGTATAGTTGGTAATATGACTGTTATAAAAAAATGTGAGGTTGCGATAGAGGCATTTAGATGTACACCTGATAGTACACTTACAATCTACGGTAATTTACCTGATGGATATACCAAGGATAACTTACCCGATAATGTTAAATTTGCAGGATTTGTAAAAAAAGTACCGTATGAAAATCATGAAGGTTATTTATCTTGTTCTTTAAGTGAATGTTTTGCTAATTCTGCGGTAGAAGCATCTTCAAAAGGATTAGTCTGCTTGCTTTCTAATGTAGACTTAGCTCACAGATATTATGCAGGTGTTTGTGATAATACCCAACTATTTAATTCGTTTGAAGAATTAACAGAGAAGTTGAAGGTGTTTCAGGAAAGTGGAGAATATTTATCTTCGACATTCTCGAAAATGTATGAAAAAAATAAAGTTATAAAAATTTATAGGGAAGTTTTGAGGTTTTAA
- a CDS encoding MucBP domain-containing protein produces the protein MVKYVDENGKDLIPAETTEGKEGDEYTTSGKVIPGYVLVRVDGEAKGKIGKDGSTVTYVYKPLGSWVTNIPGQPTSQIKYPNDPTDPTKPGSERPVLPYVPGYTPVDGNGNPLKPVDPQDPTKGYIIPDIPTNPGQDTVINYVANPKPQPKQDQKPVQPKANAQVKRLANTGATETNTGLAGLGLAALGGMLAAVRRRKEK, from the coding sequence GTGGTTAAGTATGTAGATGAAAATGGAAAAGACTTAATTCCTGCAGAAACAACAGAAGGAAAAGAAGGAGATGAGTACACTACAAGTGGAAAAGTGATTCCAGGTTATGTGCTTGTTCGTGTAGATGGAGAAGCTAAAGGTAAGATTGGAAAAGATGGTTCAACAGTAACATACGTTTACAAACCATTAGGATCATGGGTAACAAACATCCCAGGACAACCAACAAGCCAAATTAAATATCCAAACGACCCAACAGATCCAACAAAACCAGGAAGTGAAAGACCGGTATTACCATACGTACCAGGATATACTCCAGTTGATGGAAATGGAAATCCACTTAAACCAGTTGATCCACAAGACCCAACTAAAGGATATATCATACCAGATATCCCTACAAACCCAGGTCAAGATACAGTAATCAACTATGTGGCAAATCCAAAACCACAACCAAAACAAGATCAAAAACCAGTTCAACCAAAAGCAAATGCTCAAGTTAAGAGATTAGCTAACACAGGTGCAACTGAAACTAATACTGGATTAGCAGGATTAGGACTTGCGGCACTTGGTGGAATGCTTGCAGCGGTAAGACGTCGTAAAGAAAAATAA